The DNA region TTGTTGggtataaattttctattaaaaaCCTGAAGAGCTTCAAGTTTTCATCTCTCTGAATATTTCTAAGAAAGTCGAGTTAGAGGTAAAAATTGGACCAATGGCTAGAGAAAAGTGACTTTCCTTCAGAACCTTATTTCTTATCACAAATGCGTAAATATTCGAATTCCGGTGTTTCTACATATATTCAAGTGAATTCGTATTATAGAAAACTGCGATGGATTTCTGAGACATTAAAAATCTCGAGGTTTTTATATAAATGTACTCCCTAATTCTCAACATAAAGCTTGAGTCTTCAAAATTCttggaaattatttgattataacaaatatttttcaagaaagtTAAGAAACTGTCATAAATTTTGAGgaaatttgtagaaatttaatctgaaaataattttttatcagagaaaggggtaaaaatttccaaaacacGTGTCAACGCAACACTTGAATGGCTTCTGAATGTAAATGTAGATCACACTTCGATAGTATCAATCTGATTGTGCTATCAAAATatatcacaaaaaaagaagtaacgaAATTTAGAATTACCGAAATGcatgacgttttttttctttcaaattttagcGGTGCGGTGCCGCCAGGAGCTCGTTTTGACCCCTTTGGACCACCGGACGTAAATCTTCCTCGACCCCCCAGGGGGGGGCCTGACAATGACCATTTACCACCGCCAGGGTATGACGACATGTTCATGTAAAAGACGAGGTTTCAAGAGTGTCCAGTGATGGCTGGATTTTCGGTTACTAAAATTCAACGTTAAAGAATAAGAGCTATTTAACACTTATCTgtgtaacaatattttttttttttttttcaataaaaaaaataactgctCAGTTCTCGCCTCGTCATTTATTTGTATGGGAGATCAGGGCAATTAAAGCAAGTCACCCTGAGGAAAGTGCAGGATTACTATCATTCGAATGAATGACTAGGAATTTTcccaaaatatatatatatgtattttttttttttgtattttccagggaaaagtggaaaatgtgcaaaaaatgtaagaaatattttcaacctcCCTTACTTTGCCCTGGTCTCCTCTATGTACGtaatgcaataaaattgttgaattttaaatttccttGAAGAGAATTTTTCTCCATCTTCACGTTggtaacgaaaataaaataaaaccccGTGCACAAATTCTCGGGTTTAATAATTCCAACgtaagtaataaattttttttaaatacaatttaatcactgtatcaatatttaaacaataatataaGTATTGTGTGATACGTAGTAATAATTAAAGGACattattttaacaaattaaattaaatataataaaatataataataattgtcgaTTTAATTCAGCTAACTTGTTACTAACTTATAttcgttattatttctttcaatcgTTCCAATCTGGTTTCTGGGGTGATTCTTGCAAATATTACTTAAGGATAGATTTTACCGCAGCTTTACTATACATGACTTACTTGACTCGTTTCGTAACAACATTATTCGTGAGAATTGATTatgaataaacaatttctGTTTAAAATTGGTTATTCTCACGTCTCCGTTTTACATACCATTACTAATTTTTTGTTACCATTTTTAGGTCATTGGATATACAGATATAACATATTAGCAGTACGTAACTAAATTTTCAACCCTTCGTTCGACACAACAATAATTCAATGTTTCAAGAACTTGATATTATAAAATGgtgtaattagaaaaattgaactgtggattaaaaaaatatcgcacaGGAGTgcagaaatttgacaaaagtCTTGCGATacaaaatttgttcattttttttttttttttttttaaattctttttcattatttttctttgcgttcaaaaaaattttcaatagatATGCGACAACAAACACAGATGATCTTATTAATTTACCTGTGcttcgtataatttttgcatACATCTACAGAAAGTCGGATGTAtattgaatgtaaaaaaaagtagtacTAGGATTCGTTTAGGTTCTGAAGAATGAGCATTTGGCTagcaagaaaataataaaaataataaatcttaCCATACGATAAGTTTTCtgcttgtttcatttttttcttactatatCTTCCTGGCATCAAGAAAGTAATAATAGTATTGGTAGTAGTTGTAGCAGGAGTAGCGGTAGTCGTAGTAGTAACAGTAGAAAAAAGCATTCGTTGAAAGTATATATCATAataagtatataattattataataatatgcgattgattgattattcgataaaataaaggcaatgatttatttataaggGATCATGCGTAACCacgtagaataaaatttaattatataatgtCAGTACGATTTTCATAAGTTAAGAGAGTATCACAAACTAAACGTGGTTTTTTGGTAATATGACGAACGGCGGTACGCCTTCTTATTAACCCCATCATctgatacaaaaaattattgcagctTTCGCATAAATACGAAAGACGTATTATAgaataacagtaataaattaaatgttATAGAAGATTTTACGTATCAATCACACAGCTCATTGCATAATCGCGCAACCCAGGCGAACGTGATTAGAAAAGGAAGATCGAACAATTTTGTGACGGACATTTTTCACACGtctgcaaatttatttcacattagatgattatttttcaagcgaTGTTTTGGGATTCGCAAATCCAAAAGACGCCAACTTGTAGCAGTAAATGCGTTACATCAACTATCAGAACCAAATTCATTTGTAAAAGTGATTATTTATCACTTATTTTACTTTAGATTGCCTTATTGTTACCATTACAAAGTGAAAGTTCAACatattattcaattctttttgTGCCTTGACATTAGCCCAAAATCATCAGCGAATCATCCAGTGCGATGCCATATTGCCCCAGCCAAACCAAATCTCAGTTAACTTAATTGATAATCGAGGTAAGAATAAATTCGCTGTGGTTCAACGAGTGAACAGTGACAAAATGATCCACGTAACTAAGTTAGTTGGGTTTCCTTTAATTTATtaggatttcaatttttctattttttgaaCACAGTTTAGTGTGGCGCACAGCGGCGGTGGCAattttatgaaagaaaaataaaatatcattagACATTAAACTAGAGTTTAAATCGTCTTGTTGCAAAGTTACCAAAGAATTCGGTAATTAGTCTTTACtgcaacacttttcattcGAGTCTATCTATATCTTCtatttcatttcttgttttctttttctgataAAATTGCCATCGAGCTGCGTTTAAGACTGACGTGATACGTACACGCGTAAATACATACACAAATCTCATGTAGTtagagaaaaattgtatacGTGTGTGCATATCGTTAAAGTTAattgtgtttttctttcgatcaAGTTAATAGTGTAGTAGTGGTAGTAGCGGAAGGTAGTTCGCATAACCGATTTTCcagtaacttttcttccaaatatatttattcattcatttattgtttttgcTGTGTATTTTCTGTTCAATTTGCATAAATAAATACTATATTAATCGCCTTGTTGATTTATTGTTGGAAACGCAACGCCAAGTGTCTAAATTAGAAACCATAGCTAAAGAATTAAGCTAGTGACAAGAGTCGAAAACAATTGGCTAACTAattcaaaaacgaaacaaatgatattatacaaattctTTTAAATACAAAACTACTACCTTTCATATTGAATATGGtaattagtaataataacaataataatgattcttaTTCAATGCAaatagcaaaaatttcgaagaggcaaaaataatcattttttttcttgtaaatattataacgtatcatttttcattgaaataataactaattaaaattcgatgatgaaaaataacaatttatttcGGATTTCGTTCTAACACGGAGTAGACAAATATTTCCTACCTATGAATTAGTGCAGAGTAGGGCTTGTACACTTTGTAAGTGAAACATGATTGTAATTGAATATTCGATAGGCAATAATAAAATCGAGGGAAGAATTTCGAACGGTTCATCGGAGGGTACATtcgaaaaatagagaaaataatgTGTTCAGTTATTACaacaacaaagaaataaatacaaacaatAACGGGGAATACATTTATGATGGCGAATaggattttattaattttttcctggGAGTTATGAAATAAAGTTCAAGTTCAAATTATGTGcatgtattttgtttttccccTTAGCCAAATTTATATACTTCAGATTTGCCTGAAGAGTGAAGTATACATTTTGCGTGACAACGAATTGTGTGTTGACGTGGACACAAAATCCGAGTTGCATTTCCACACTGGCGTAGCACATTCAGAATTTCGAATAATCGGTACTGTAAGACGGctcaaatttcttttgttttcttgtgTGTCGGGCATACCTACTACAAAAGCCGAATGAATTAAGTCATACAAAATCATCAGTAGTtcttgttgtaattttttttttttttttttttttttttataattcttagTTAGACGTCAATTTGAAATcatgtttttctttgttctccttaaaaattttttcatcatttttttttttttttttctttcttctttaaaTTCTTGTGTTATTGTTATCTACTGGACGCAGCAGGAATTATGCCCATTCTTGAGCTTCAGTCGGGACTTGGGCCTGTACTTCTCGAGGAAAGCCAACTGTTTTGCATTGATAGCGCCACgcctttttctataaattggTAAAGAGCAGAAAAACCAATGGAGttagaaataacaataataatataaccaaaaaacgaataaatcaTAAGCTCAATTACATCTCAGTTTGTATTAATAATCATCTGAGATACCAACAAGTTTAAACTGATAAGAAAACAGTTCAATCGcaagttttaattaatttcagagTTTCTaggaattatatttcaaatcacAAACTTACTCTCGAATAAGAGCCACCGCGTCTTCATACTTGAGTCCAAGTTCGATTAGGGCTATTGCGACTAGTACAGGTGCTCGACCAAGACCAGCAACACAATGAACGGCGACGCAGGCGTCAGGCGTTTCACCAAATCGTTTCCTTAGTAGTTCGAACCACTCATCAACGACCTAAAATACCAAACTCAATATTAGTAGACTGATCAGTAAAAGATTATACAACTAATATAATTAAGTATGCTaccattttttcattgtttttcatGCATTAAATGTATTATAACCGATTGATATAGCAAAAATCGCCGTAATATTATTGTTCAATATTCTATGACATAAGGTGTCAAGAATTGGGTTACATGACTTAGTATAGTAGGATAATTTTAGATTAGCTTAGGTATACTGAATAGTGACGGCACATGGAAAAGTTTCAAATCGACAGAACATTTAACATATACAATTTAATAAGCTTATAGATATttgtaattgttatttacaatcTGAGTTGTTgttgaaagcttgaaaaatgcaaaagaaatACAAGCGTCACATGGCAAACGCAGTTATCCATATTATTCATTTGGCAATTACCTCTCTAGGAGGAAATGTTCCATCGTCAAAGACCAAGTCCAGGACACTGATGCCTTCCGATTTTAACTCTTCAACTTTATACGTTGGCTCGCACACCCTGACCACCTCTTTAACATTGTGCTTCTTCAGCTCCTGAAAAAGATGGTAGTCAAACTGATTCTAAAGCCACGGTGTCATTCTCTGCTAACTGACCATAGGAAgctattgtataaaattaagtGTGCGACTTCAGTTTCAGTCATCGAAGCGCCAAGAGTCGTAAATTTTCGCTGCAGTAATTGtacaacaaattaaaaatggtcCCCATGTTCGATCAGGCTGAATCAATTTGGATGCAACCCTGACAGAGATTTTTTGTATGGAATACGATTAAGATTTCTGAAGTTTAAACTGCAATACTTTGAGAAACTCCAAGACAGTCTATGAATTGAAACTTTCTTCGACTGAATTACATAATTCAATGACAATTGTCTGAGATACATAATTCAATGTACAACTTGTACGACGttaaacgattttgaaaagcattttggattgttcttttttaaatGGTAAATTGAAGACGAAGCCAAGGGTGATATT from Diprion similis isolate iyDipSimi1 chromosome 3, iyDipSimi1.1, whole genome shotgun sequence includes:
- the LOC124404545 gene encoding PRL-1 phosphatase; translation: MSNMRVKDIRPAPAEIEYKNMKFLITDRPNDQNIQTFIQELKKHNVKEVVRVCEPTYKVEELKSEGISVLDLVFDDGTFPPREVVDEWFELLRKRFGETPDACVAVHCVAGLGRAPVLVAIALIELGLKYEDAVALIREKRRGAINAKQLAFLEKYRPKSRLKLKNGHNSCCVQ